One Arachis hypogaea cultivar Tifrunner chromosome 2, arahy.Tifrunner.gnm2.J5K5, whole genome shotgun sequence genomic window, gtagatctgcctggcataaatccaaattggttctctgttacttgtgtctcttttctcaaccttcgttctatcaccctttcccataacttcatagtatgactcataagcttaatccctctatggttttcgcaactttgtatatcccccttattcttgtagataggtaccaaggtgctctttctccactcatcaggcatctttttTGAccctaaaatctcattaaaaagcctggttaaccagttgatgcctttttctccaagacccttccaaacctcaatcgggatattatcaggtcctactgccctgccatttttcatctgctttagagcttcttttacctcgaagtctcgaatccttcgatagtagtcaaagttttgatcttcttcccttgtacataatcgaccaaggctcggaagagtcttctgtccctcattaaataactcgtagaagtagctcttccacctttcattaatcttctcctcttgagccaacaaacttaattatttctatttgtgaaACAAACTTAATACCTAATTAAATGTAAAGTATACATgttaaattgtttcaaattttagataacgaatgttaaaattaattattaataaaaaattaaatttttttataaaaaataataattaaaaatcttatcatttaattttttatccacAGAAACTTTGGTCTTCTTAGCCACAGACTTTTGTCaacttactattttttttataaaagtagtttgattttataaatattttgtatcATGTATAATTTATACTGTCAGAACAAAATAgaccataattttaaaaaaatttatattcacgtAATGTTATTACGGATAAAAATATTAGTTAGAATCAATTTCAATATCAGATTCTAATTTATGCACAATTTCGAACCTCAAACAGAACGTAATAAACATTTTTTTTGTTGGTACCATTAAAAAATACAACGTGAAAAGAAATGTAtcacaatatataattaataacatGTTCTGTTATGAACACAAACTAGCATGAGTAAAGAGTAATACAATTACAACGGATagtgcttttattttattataagacaATTTTTACAATTCCTCCTGTGACCTTAATCCTTATTATTAACTTGGAGAATTTCAAATTATTCATAGCTTGCTGCTTACACATATATCCTCAAACTTAAAAGTTAAAAACACTAAATGATGGAAATTTCACACTTAAAACACCACTTCTTCGCATCATTGCTTCACACATTTCCTGCATACCTggcaaaagaaaattaagaatcaTCAATCATATGTAAAGcaattatacattttttttccaATTCTCTTTTATCTCATAAGTTCAATTTATATAAATGTACTGATACATTTACCTTTATCTTAAAACATGTCAAAAGgtaaataatgttaaaaaaaatagatagaaTAATAATAGTATTGTAAATTTAATTACACCATTTTTTGGATTCACGTGCAGAGTTATTTGGTGGGAATTCACTTGCAGATGTCTTCATATAAAGTTGATATTTAAGAACTGTTAGATACTTTGACAACTTTAACTAAATAATTATCTAacgatttttaactatcaacttcacgtgatgACAACTCCAGTGAGTTATAAATTATTACCAAGTTTTAGTATAAATCAAGCATCAGTCCAAAAAACTTGCATTCCACCCCAATCCTTCTTTGGAACACCCAAGGCCTTCCAAACAGCTCTGGAGGCATCAACAACATTGTTAGGGCAAGGAGGCTGGAAATCATGCTCAGAATCACACCCCATTGTAGAGTCACACTCATCAACCACCATTGCATTAACCTTTCTTCCATTCCCAAATATGCTAATCTTGTTCATGCACCTCTTCTTTTTGTTGAACCACCCCGACGACAGTGCCACGATTGGAACGTCGTCTGAGTGGTACTTGTTGTCGCACTCAGACGGCGCTCCTCCGTCCTTACCCTTCTCAAATCCGTTCAGTGTTAAGATCGCCTTCGTTCGGTTCGTGATCTTGGGCGAACACTCATACGTTGTATAAACCTTGCCATGTTTGCAACACTCGGATAAATTGTCTTTCTTGCATTTCCCTTTTGGTGGTTTTTTGCCCCTTAACTTGCCACTAGGCTTAC contains:
- the LOC112761613 gene encoding kiwellin-1-like — protein: MKISKSCVILVLLIISFLSALALAHKHDYDDHTCKPSGKLRGKKPPKGKCKKDNLSECCKHGKVYTTYECSPKITNRTKAILTLNGFEKGKDGGAPSECDNKYHSDDVPIVALSSGWFNKKKRCMNKISIFGNGRKVNAMVVDECDSTMGCDSEHDFQPPCPNNVVDASRAVWKALGVPKKDWGGMQVFWTDA